The Anaerolineales bacterium genome includes the window GCAGGAGCTGGAGCGCTGCATCAAGGAGTTCGCGGCCTGTCTCCATCGTGAGACTGCAATGGAGTGGTTTGAGTGGTTGGCCGAACGGATGATGGAGAGCGAGCGCACGCCTCGCAGAGACAGAGGGCAAAATGGGTGAGTCGATCCCTTCCGGCGTCGAGATCGGGCATGTCCACCTGAAGATCTCCGATCTCGAGCGAGCGATCGGGTTCTATCACGGGGTGCTCGGGTTCGACGTGGTGCAGCGTCTGGGGAATCAGGCCGCCTTTCTGAGCGCCGGCGGATACCACCATCACATCGGGCTGAACACCTGGGAGAGCCGCGGCGGGTCTCCGCCGGCTGAGGGGACGACGGGCCTGTACCACTTCGCAATCCGCTATCCGGATCGCAGGGCGCTGGCCGAGGCGCTGCGCCGGCTGCTGCTTGCGGGCGTATCGCTGGAAGGGGCAAGCGATCACGGCGTATCGGAGGCGCTGTACCTGCGGGATCCGGACAACAACGGGCTCGAACTGTATTGGGATCGTCCGCGCCACGCCTGGCCTCGTGCGGCCGACGGCACGCTGCGCATGTACACCGCGGCCCTGGACTTGAATGCCCTGCTGGCCGAGGCGGGTCCGGCGGAGGCGTGAGCCGACCCCGGCCAGATCTTGCTACAAGTCGATTCTCCCGGTCCGAAGCGAGAGGGTTGGCGTGGGATAGTGGCCTTCTGGGGGCATGTGCTCCATGCAGAGCCCGGGCGATGGATCGGGGGTCAAGCGGTGCACGATGGATTTCGAAAGGAACGTTGCCCTAAGCTCCCCAAGGGGCAAGCGTGATACAATGAATGCACCGTTGGTGCGTCCCGCACGGCGCTTCCCGAACTGGTGTCGGCATCGCCCTCATATCCAGATCGTCCCCACAGAGGAAACCACAGCATGGAGACTAAACTGTACGTTGGCAATCTGCCCTACTCCGCCCGCGAGAGCGACTTGCAGGAGATGTTCGCCAAAGCAGGCACGGTGAAGTCCGTGACTATGATCACGGACCGAGACACGGGCCGCTCCAAGGGATTTGGATTTGTCGAGATGGAGAACCAGGCCGATGCCCAGAAGGCGATCTCGATGTTCAATGGGACGCAGCTTGACGGGAGGGCGCTGACCATCAACTTCGCCCGGCCCAAGGAAGAGGGCTCCGGCGGCGGTTACGGATCGCAGGGCGGGCGGGGTTCGTCAGGACGGCCCCGCGGCCGCGGGCCCAGCCGAT containing:
- a CDS encoding DUF4760 domain-containing protein, which translates into the protein MVLGTWERLGVLVTRGEIDLPMVDDACSGPIVQSWQELERCIKEFAACLHRETAMEWFEWLAERMMESERTPRRDRGQNG
- a CDS encoding VOC family protein, translated to MGESIPSGVEIGHVHLKISDLERAIGFYHGVLGFDVVQRLGNQAAFLSAGGYHHHIGLNTWESRGGSPPAEGTTGLYHFAIRYPDRRALAEALRRLLLAGVSLEGASDHGVSEALYLRDPDNNGLELYWDRPRHAWPRAADGTLRMYTAALDLNALLAEAGPAEA
- a CDS encoding RNA-binding protein, with the protein product METKLYVGNLPYSARESDLQEMFAKAGTVKSVTMITDRDTGRSKGFGFVEMENQADAQKAISMFNGTQLDGRALTINFARPKEEGSGGGYGSQGGRGSSGRPRGRGPSRY